One stretch of Papaver somniferum cultivar HN1 unplaced genomic scaffold, ASM357369v1 unplaced-scaffold_154, whole genome shotgun sequence DNA includes these proteins:
- the LOC113336817 gene encoding uncharacterized protein LOC113336817, with the protein MGIKIDMAKAFDRVNSEFLMQVMQQMGFSTQWCNLVHQCISTTTMVVLVNGSPGKFFKPTRGLGQGDPLSPYLFLFCMEALSRYLTAAEAEGLIHGTKICSEAPNINHLVFADDCMIFCKANLEECNNLIKIFQDFGHSSGQLINFSKSGIFFSKNTDPSIADSISDTMKVQRIDTSDKYLGSPLFTNRSKIQAFKPGVNKLKLRLAGWKSTLSTAGKVTMIKTITSTSNIYQMNCFKLLKGTCKEINNIQRNFFWNKDQDKPKGLFYIAWDAVNKPKGLGGLGFKNMEYFNLAMISKIAWRLIEEPHSLWTSTMKASHFPNKEVIIMETKPKNTDSWIWKGILEGITCIQKYYIWKIGDGTNIHIWEDRWIEDLPDILQKPLHCPSNLETVNQLFNTIGEWDHHIISLWFPQHIQQLILQTHHHPNSVDTIQWSLTHTKKFTVKSLYDKQIEDKYAGDTLTAPWGDIWKLDTNPAIQLFIWKCAHGILPKNAKSAGILTYIDPLCNICKCANEDITHVLLACPAASDVWRNLFGWFSPDTTTTSWNSSYATICWFIWKARCDKVFRHIEPNAAATALKITQHLCSHDRVLNKPSHILNNIYYQANNVEDNLSTHTRGRQLQEKFGITISIHIMEAYNTLANGDGFQYTNFALVALSFSYQCMGARNVKDPAIGLSRSSRACRGAQLALTWGKEMKNTNINFEAEEDDILQAVHTAYKIAVQQWFQETSLIEDRKLEVIDFVLGNLTKLDSQRQNNAAKLARIATTSLLFQNMNWKGSNLHLFWQTLQSSPNSIIQDYCNNSSNLVRDPLGAMISSVDSQTIVVILE; encoded by the exons ATGGGAATCAAAATTGATATGGCCAAGGCTTTTGACAGAGTTAATTCGGAATTCCTTATGCAAGTCATGCAACAAATGGGATTCAGCACTCAATGGTGCAATCTGGTTCATCAATGCATATCCACCACCACCATGGTTGTCTTGGTGAATGGATCTCCTGGAAAGTTCTTTAAACCAACTAGAGGTCTCGGGCAAGGAGATCCATTATCTCCTTATTTATTTCTGTTCTGTATGGAAGCCTTATCTAGATATTTGACTGCTGCTGAAGCTGAGGGTCTTATTCATGGAACCAAAATCTGCAGTGAAGCacctaatatcaatcacctcgtctttgctgatgattgtatgaTTTTTTGCAAAGCTAATTTGGAAGAATGCAACAACTTAATCAAGATTTTTCAAGACTTTGGGCATTCCTCAGGACAACTCATAAACTTCTCCAAATCTGGTATATTCTTCAGTAAGAATACTGATCCTAGCATTGCTGACAGCATAAGTGATACTATGAAAGTTCAAAGAATTGATACTTCTGACAAGTACCTGGGGTCCCCCCTCTTCACCAACAGAAGCAAGATTCAAGCTTTCAAACCTGGTGTGAACAAACTGAAGCTCAGACTGGCAGGTTGGAAATCTACTCTATCTACAGCTGGCAAAGTCACTATGATCAAAACAATTACCTCAACATCTAACATATATCAAATGAATTGCTTCAAACTTCTAAAAGGCACCTGCAAGGAGATAAATAATATACAAAGAAATTTCTTCTGGAATAAGGATCAAGACAAACCCAAAGGTCTCTTCTACATTGCTTGGGATGCTGTCAACAAACCAAAAGGGCTAGGAGGCCTGGGCTTCAAAAACATGGAATACTTCAATCTGGCTATGATTTCTAAAATTGCTTGGAGATTGATAGAAGAACCACACTCTCTGTGGACCAGTACTATGAAGGCTTCTCACTTCCCAAACAAGGAAGTCATTAtaatggaaacaaagccaaaGAACACTGATTcctggatttggaaaggaattTTAGAGGGCATCACCTGCATTCAAAAGTACTATATCTGGAAAATAGGGGATGGCACCAACATACATATCTGGGAAGATAGATGGATAGAAGATCTACCTGACATTCTCCAAAAACCTCTTCACTGCCCCTCCAACCTGGAAACTGTTAACCAACTCTTCAATACTATTGGGGAATGGGATCATCACATAATTTCCCTCTGGTTTCCTCAACATATTCAACAACTCATTCTCCAGACACATCATCACCCTAACTCTGTGGACACCATCCAATGGAGCTTAACTCATACTAAAAAATTCACAGTTAAATCCCTTTATGATAAACAGATTGAGGATAAATATGCTGGAGATACTCTTACAGCTCCATGGGGAGATATTTGGAAATTAGATACCAACCCAGCCATCCAACTATTCatatggaaatgtgctcatggaatTCTACCAAAAAATGCCAAGTCTGCTGGTATCCTAACCTATATTGACCCTCTCTGTAATATCTGCAAGTGTGCAAATGAAGACATTACTCATGTGCTCCTAGCATGTCCTGCTGCTTCAGATGTTTGGAGGAATCTCTTTGG TTGGTTTTCACCAGACACTACCACAACCAGCTGGAACTCTTCTTATGCTACCATATGCTGGTTTatctggaaagctagatgtgacAAAGTTTTCAGACATATTGAGCCTaatgctgctgctactgctttgAAAATCACTCAACACCTTTGCTCCCATGACAGGGTTCTGAACAAACCCAGTCATATCTTAAACAACATCTACTATCAAGCTAACAATGTTGAGGATAACTTGAGCACTCACACCAGAGGCAGACAGTTACAAGAAAAATTTGGAATCACTATTAGCATACATATTATGGAAGCTTATAATACTTTGGCTAATGGTGATGGATTTCAGTATACTAACTTTGCTTTGGTGGCTCTTTCTTTCTCATACCAATGCATGGGAGCCAGAAATGTTAAAGACCCAGCAATTGGACTCAGTAGATCGAGCAGAGCCTGCAGAGGAGCTCAACTAGCACTGACCTGGGGAAAAGAGATGAAAAATACCAACATCAACTTTGAAGCAGAAGAGGATGATATTCTACAAGCCGTTCACACAGCCTACAAAATTGCAGTACAACAATGGTTCCAAGAAACCTCTCTGATTGAAGATAGGAAATTAGAAGTTATCGACTTTGTTTTGGGAAATCTCACTAAATTAGATAGTCAACGTCAAAACAATGCTGCCAAACTAGCTAGGATCGCTACCACTTCTCTTCTATTCCAGAACATGAACTGGAAAGGTTCCAACTTGCATCTTTTTTGGCAAACTTTACAATCTAGTCCAAACTCTATAATTCAGGATTACTGTAATAACTCTTCTAATTTGGTTAGGGATCCTCTTGGAGCTATGATTAGCTCAGTCGATTCTCAAACTATTGTTGTAATTTTGGAGTAA
- the LOC113336911 gene encoding uncharacterized protein LOC113336911 has product MRAQALSHHHNPLAGIATFSPKSANIRRRCNSTVRMALKADGPSIAVVGVTGAVGQEFLSVLSDRDFPYRSIKMLASKRSAGKHQEFEGKDYVIEELTHESFDGVDIALFSAGGSISKEFGPAAAARGSIVIDNSSAFRMDANVSLVIPEVNPDAMSHIKLGSGKGALIANPNCSTIICLMAATPLHRHAKVKRMVVSTYQAASGAGAAAMEELELQTREVLEGKEPTCKIFSQQYAFNLFSHNAPITSNGYNEEEMKLVKETRKIWNDNNVKVTATCIRVPVMRAHAESVNLQFESPLDEDTAKEILQKAAGVVVIDNRSANHFPTPLEVSNKDDVAVGRIRQDVSQDGNQGLDIFVCGDQIRKGAALNAIQIAELLL; this is encoded by the exons ATGCGAGCTCAAGCACTTAGCCACCATCACAATCCTCTTGCTGGGATTGCCACTTTTTCTCCCAAATCAGCAAACATTAGAAGGAGATGTAACTCCACTGTGCGAATGGCACTCAAGGCAGATGGCCCATCGATAGCTGTTGTGGGTGTTACTGGTGCTGTTGGACAAGAGTTTTTGAGTGTACTCTCAGATCGTGACTTCCCTTACAGAAGTATTAAAATGCTTGCTAGTAAAAGATCTGCAGGAAAACACCAAGAATTTGAGGGGAAAGATTATGTTATCGAAGAGTTGACTCATGAGAGCTTTGATGGTGTTGATATTGCATTGTTTAGCGCTGGAGGATCAATAAGTAAAGAATTTGGGCCTGCTGCAGCTGCACGTGGTTCGATTGTTATTGATAACAGCTCTGCATTTAGGATGGATGCAAATGTCTCACTTGTTATTCCAGAAGTTAATCCAGATGCCATGTCTCACATTAAACTTGGGTCTGGCAAAGGAGCTCTTATTGCTAATCCAAACTGTTCTACCATTATCTGTTTAATGGCAGCAACACCTCTACATCGCCATGCCAAG GTAAAGCGAATGGTTGTTAGCACATATCAAGCAGCTAGTGGTGCAGGTGCCGCCGCAATGGAGGAGCTTGAACTACAGACTCGTGAG GTCTTGGAAGGAAAGGAACCTACCTGTAAAATTTTCAGTCAGCAG TATGCTTTTAATTTGTTTTCACACAACGCACCTATTACCTCAAATGGGTATAATGAAGAGGAAAtgaaattggtaaaggagactAGAAAAATATGG AATGACAACAATGTTAAGGTGACAGCCACTTGTATAAGAGTTCCTGTGATGCGTGCACATGCTGAGAGCGTGAACCTTCAGTTTGAGAGCCCACTTGATGAGGACACGGCAAAGGAAATTCTTCAAAAAGCTGCTGGTGTTGTTGTTATTGATAACCGATCCGCTAATCACTTTCCTACTCCGCTAGAG GtatcaaacaaagatgatgttgcAGTTGGAAGAATACGCCAAGACGTTTCTCAAGATGGAAATCAAGG GCTGGATATATTTGTCTGTGGGGATCAAATTCGTAAGGGAGCGGCTCTTAACGCAATACAGATCGCAGAGTTATTGCTGTAA